The genomic interval CGTCTTCCCATCGCCATTGAAGCTCGATCAGGCTGTCCGGTTTCTGCCACAACAAAAAAGTTTCAAGTGAGATACTACCAGTATCGAGCGGTTCGGAGAAAGTCATTCGCACCTCAAGGTCGGCCACGAACCGGGGACTCCTGTCAGGTGTAAATGATGTAAGTTGCGGAGCTGTTTTATCCTCCGATTCCTTCACTTCCAGGTCGGGGTAAACAAGAGACTCGAGGCTTGAATCACACTGAATGTGAAGCACATAATCGCCATCAGTCAGTTCTGGTATAGCGAAGGTGAAACTCGAACTTTGATCCTCATCCGCCTCAAGCAGAGAGTACGCCCGATAGATCGCCGTTGTGTCATTCAGGGGATTTACGAAAACGCGATCAAGGTGATCGCGCAACCAATCGGGCTTTATCTTCCGGGACAGTCGAACACGCAGAAGACGATCAGAGGTATATGTCACCGAAAGAATCTCTGGCTTTAGCGTATCACGAGTCGTCAACGAAAGGAGCAGGGCATCAAGCGGTATCTCCCCACCTACAACAACTGGACGGTCGGTCAATGCGAAAGTTTCGCGAGCGGGATTAAACAGTTCGTCACGGTTCTTGTCCTCGAAAGCAATCAAACGAAACGCTCGGTCCGGCAAATACTCGAAGAAAAAATCACCATCCGCATTTGTCTTGGTTAGATAGGCTGGGATGAGGCTGTCATAGGTACAGGAATCAGTCAAATCGGTCTCGTCGTACAGAGCTGCATACACGCCAGCCTTTGGCGTTTCCCCCGCTACCACTCGACCTCCAACCCGCCCGGTATCCAGATAGGCTCCGGTACTGAAAGCAATAATCCCTGCGCTGTCGAGTTTGTTGCTGCGCAAGTCGACAACGCTGGCACTGACCGAGACAACATACGTCTGATCAACTTTGAAGCTGTCCGCGAAGATAATCTCAACACGATCAGATTTCCATTTGAGCTTCGGTTTGGTAGCCGGTCGTGGCGAGAAAAACACCGATGTGCCAGTTTGGGGCGGTAACACCGTTTCCGAAAAATAGAGAACGATCCGGTCACTGCGATCCACATTGATCGAACCATTGGCCGGTTCCGAACCAAGCAAGTACGGTTTGAGCTTATCTTCTTCGCCGCCCGGAGGCGGGCCTACGTCAGCGCAGTTAAGGATTGCTGTCAGTAATACCACAATTGCAGTAATGATGTAAATTGGACGTAAAGGAAACGAGTCCACGAAATAGCTCATTCGATGAGCTTGGTTTTGATCGCCTCGTTGTCGGGGTCGAGATTGAGTGCTTTGTTCCACCATTGTCGGGCCGCTATGCTATCTCCGGTTGCCTTGTACGTGTCTCCCAAATGGTCGAAAATAGTTGGGTCACTGTCAAGTACAACTGCACGTTTGAGATAATCCAGAGCTTTGTCGTATTCGCCCAGACGGTAACTCACCCAGCCATAACTGTCAAGATAGGCCGCGTTGTCGGGTTCCATTTGAACGGCTCGCACAATCAAATCACGTGCATAATTCAGACGTAGGCCACGATCAGCCAGGGAGTACCCGAGATAATTGAGCACCTGATGGTTGTCGGGATCGCGTTGCAGAAGGTCTTCAAAGGTCACTACAGCACTGTCGAAAAGTCCCGACTGTTCATAAGCCACAGCCAGTCCAAACATCAATCGCAACTTGCCGTCATCATCAGTGATATGCTCAAGACCGGATCGATAAGTCTCGATTTCATTGTCATGCTGCTTCTGTTGCCTGTAAGCAAAGGCTAGATCAAGCCAACTGTCAACCTCGGTTTCAGCTATCTCAGTCAGTTTCCCAAACGCGATGGCAGCCTGTAGATAATTCTCATTCCTGAGCGCTATGCGACCCAGAAAACGATGATTAATTGGATTTCGATCTCCTTGCTCCACCAGCGAGTTGAGAATCGAATCGGCAATGCTCATCGAATCATTGTAGAAATAGAGTATGGCAAGGCGGCGATTAGCGTCGATGTCCGTTGGAGTGAGAGCAATTTCGCTGACCGCGTATACCAAAGCAGAATCAAGTTGTTCCATCTGCAAGTATTGACTTGAGATCAGACGATGCAACATTGGATTTTCAGGGGATAGCGAAAGACCTTCGGTGGCAATTTTCAGTCCCTGCTCAACGCTATCGCTACCAAGATATGTTTCCCCCAACCAAACCCTGGTCATAATATTGGTGGCGTCATTGCGAAGTTCAAGCGAACGAAGATAAGAAGTTTTTGCATACTCGGGGTTACCCAGAAGATTGTATGTGCCACCCAGCTTGCGCCACAGGCGATAATCTTCCGGAGCCAGATCGAGTGCGTGCAGATACCATTCAATCGCAGAATCCGAATGACGTTGCACGGTATAAAGATCGCCCAGCCTGACCACCGCTAACAGGTTAGACGAATCGGCATTAATAGCCACCGAACGCTGGAACGACCGACCTGCCTCGGTTAGGTGCTTAAGGTCCCATTGCAATTCGCCCAGATCATACCAAATGCGGGCATTGTTCGGTTTCAGCCGGGCCAAATGCTCGTAGGCCCAGACAGCGGAATCAGCCTGCCCCAGAACCTGGTAGACAGCTACAAGGTACGAATATGCCATTGCGTCATTACTATCCGCGGCGACTGCACGCTGATAGCAGAAATGCGCCGAGTCCGTCTCTCCCGCAGCTCGGAATATCTGTCCCCGAAGCATCCACACCTGGTTATCCTCTGGTTCAACCGGGACCAACGCCGTGAGGGCATCGTCGAAATGCTGCATCCGATACAGAGTCAGCGCCAAAGAAGTACGAATCTCGTAAGAATCCCTATAATGGGCAAGCGCCTTGCGGTAATTCTCGGCAGCCTGATAGAGAAACCCGGCAGCCTCATACACAACCGCATTGGAATAGAGATAAAAAGCTTTCTCGTCGATCTTCTCACTAAGCGGGGTCAGTTGGATGGTAGTATCAGCTACAGTGTTTTTATGGGGTGAACGTAACTCCACCAAGTCCCGCCGAACAACCTCAGACGAACAGCCTGAAATCGTAAGTAAGCACAAGAGTATAATGCTGACTTTTCTACGATCGATCAAACCAAACTCCATCAAATGTTATCACAAAGTCTCATACCCGTCAGTCGACCAGAAGTGCCCGATCAATCACCGGTTGAGTTTGAGATACCTGCGTTTACCCACCTTGAGAATCATCGTTTCACCCTCAGCCAGGACAAACTCGCACTTCGGATCGGTAGTCTTCTCTCCATTGAGAGAAACAGCTCCGGCCGTAATAAGTTTCCTGGCCTCGCTATTTGACTTGGCTAACCCGGCCTTCGCAATCAAGCCAACAAGGTACAATTTGTCCGGATCAAGTTCCCATTTTTTGAGGTCGGACAATCCAGCTTCGGGCATATCGTCAGGCAATTGACCCTTGGCAAAAATACGTTCGAACTCACTTCGTGCTTTCTTCCCCGATCCCTCAGAGTTGTACATATCGGTCAGACGTTCGCCCAGCTCTTTCTTGATATCCATAGGATTGATATCCGGTTGGGACAGGCGCTGCTTGATCTGCGCAAGTTCCTCCAGCGTAACATCTGTGACCATCTCAAAGTAGCTGTATATTGAGGAATCAGGAATCGACATGACTTTGCCAAAAATCTCCCGGGCTGGTTCATCTATACCTATGTAATTCCCGAGCGATTTTGACATCTTCTGCTCACCATCGGTTCCGGTCAATATTGGTAAAGTCAGAACACACTGAGGCTTTACTCCGTATGCCTGCTGAATCGTTCGTCCGGCTAGAAGATTGAATTTCTGATCGGTCCCTCCGATCTCAAT from Candidatus Zixiibacteriota bacterium carries:
- a CDS encoding Ig-like domain-containing protein, which produces MVLLTAILNCADVGPPPGGEEDKLKPYLLGSEPANGSINVDRSDRIVLYFSETVLPPQTGTSVFFSPRPATKPKLKWKSDRVEIIFADSFKVDQTYVVSVSASVVDLRSNKLDSAGIIAFSTGAYLDTGRVGGRVVAGETPKAGVYAALYDETDLTDSCTYDSLIPAYLTKTNADGDFFFEYLPDRAFRLIAFEDKNRDELFNPARETFALTDRPVVVGGEIPLDALLLSLTTRDTLKPEILSVTYTSDRLLRVRLSRKIKPDWLRDHLDRVFVNPLNDTTAIYRAYSLLEADEDQSSSFTFAIPELTDGDYVLHIQCDSSLESLVYPDLEVKESEDKTAPQLTSFTPDRSPRFVADLEVRMTFSEPLDTGSISLETFLLWQKPDSLIELQWRWEDAFRLRFTSADIREGHRYRLAVAEFELRDRAGNALGDSLGEHNFATVDSDSLGTISGVVIKHVPGQEAVPVVLEFRKVGETRTTALTTNEEQFRIDVPSGDYLMTALIDRDHDGHPGVGSACPFRFAETRAVHPDTITVRARFETTGIVFDIR
- a CDS encoding tetratricopeptide repeat protein — translated: MIDRRKVSIILLCLLTISGCSSEVVRRDLVELRSPHKNTVADTTIQLTPLSEKIDEKAFYLYSNAVVYEAAGFLYQAAENYRKALAHYRDSYEIRTSLALTLYRMQHFDDALTALVPVEPEDNQVWMLRGQIFRAAGETDSAHFCYQRAVAADSNDAMAYSYLVAVYQVLGQADSAVWAYEHLARLKPNNARIWYDLGELQWDLKHLTEAGRSFQRSVAINADSSNLLAVVRLGDLYTVQRHSDSAIEWYLHALDLAPEDYRLWRKLGGTYNLLGNPEYAKTSYLRSLELRNDATNIMTRVWLGETYLGSDSVEQGLKIATEGLSLSPENPMLHRLISSQYLQMEQLDSALVYAVSEIALTPTDIDANRRLAILYFYNDSMSIADSILNSLVEQGDRNPINHRFLGRIALRNENYLQAAIAFGKLTEIAETEVDSWLDLAFAYRQQKQHDNEIETYRSGLEHITDDDGKLRLMFGLAVAYEQSGLFDSAVVTFEDLLQRDPDNHQVLNYLGYSLADRGLRLNYARDLIVRAVQMEPDNAAYLDSYGWVSYRLGEYDKALDYLKRAVVLDSDPTIFDHLGDTYKATGDSIAARQWWNKALNLDPDNEAIKTKLIE
- the tyrS gene encoding tyrosine--tRNA ligase yields the protein MTNAATVERDFEKQWDIISRGTVDLLPEDEFKALIRSSITENRPLRVKQGFDPTAPDIHLGHTVGIRKLRQFQELGHKIVLIVGDYTGMVGDPSGRSATRPQLAYDDIMKNAETYQTQFFRILDRSLTEVRCNGEWFKEMNFHEVMGLAMKFTVARLLERDDFEKRYKQGLPISIHELFYPLMQAYDSVAIKADIEIGGTDQKFNLLAGRTIQQAYGVKPQCVLTLPILTGTDGEQKMSKSLGNYIGIDEPAREIFGKVMSIPDSSIYSYFEMVTDVTLEELAQIKQRLSQPDINPMDIKKELGERLTDMYNSEGSGKKARSEFERIFAKGQLPDDMPEAGLSDLKKWELDPDKLYLVGLIAKAGLAKSNSEARKLITAGAVSLNGEKTTDPKCEFVLAEGETMILKVGKRRYLKLNR